CGGACGACGACTTCCGCAAGCGCGCCCTTAACTATCAGGAGCCGAAGCTCTCGCAGAACCTCAAGGTCGCGGACAAACTGAAGGAGATCGGAGCGAAGTACGGTGTCACCGCCGGCGTGATCGCCATCGCCTGGACGCTGAAGAACCCCGCGATTACGGCGGCCATCGTCGGTGGACGCAATCCGCAGCAGGTGGAAGAAACGGCAGAGGCACTCGACTTCGTTCTGCCGGACGAAGAATACAAAGCAATCAACGACTATCTACAATCAAACGCATAGGCTTTGCGGCTCTGCCCGTCCCTCTGGACGAGCAGAGCTACACTGCATGGACGTTTGTATGAAGATTCTTACCGCAGAGCAGATGGGCGAGACCGACCGGCGCACCGCCGCCGAGTTCGGCGTCTCCATGCAGGAGTTGATGGACAACGCCGGCACCTCGGTCGCGCGCTTTGCGCTGCGGCGTTATCCCGAGGCGCGCCGCATCGTCGTCCTCTGTGGCAAGGGCAATAACGGAGGCGATGGCTTCGTCGCCGCTCACCGGCTGCACGCGGCCGGGCGGAAGGTGCAGGTGATCGTTCTGGCCGCGGGCAAAGACGATCTGCGTGGCGATGCCGCCAACGCCTTCAGCGCACTGGATGCACCGGTGATCTTCGCGACGGAAAGCATCGTCCTTCCCGAAGCCGATCTCTATATCGATGCCATCCTCGGTACCGGGTTCAAGCCGCCGATGCGTGGCCTGGCTTGCAACCTGCGGGCACAACTGACCCAGCTTGCAAAACCTGTTTTGGCCGTAGATCTCCCTTCCGGATGGGATGCTGACTCGCATGGAGCCACCGCGGGCGACGCATTTCCCGCCGATGCGGTCGTAACCTTCACCGCTCCAAAGCCGGCTCACATCTTCGGCCAGATGAACCGGGATGGCGCCTTCGGTGCTGTCGCCGTGGCCCCGATCGGCTCACCTGCTGAATCTCTCCCCAAAGCCGATCTCACCTGGACCGGATCTTCCAAAGCGCTGACGGAGACACCTCGCCCACTGAACAGCAACAAGGGCAGATTCGGACACGTGCTGGTGCTCGGCGGCTCAAGGGGAAAGTCCGGTGCTGCCGCAATGGCTTCCCTCGCCGCATTGCGCTCCGGTGCAGGCCTGGTTACAGCCGCGGTGCCTGATTCTGTGCTCGATTCGGTAGCCCGCATCGCTCCCGAATTGATGTGCCTGCCACTGCAAGAGATCGACGGGCACGTCGCTCTAGCGAACTTCGAAACGCGCACCCAGTGGCTTGAGAAGATCAGCGTTCTCGCCATCGGTCCCGGTCTTGGAACACAGCCGGAGACGACCGAGTTCGTCCGCCGCGCGGTGCTTAAAACAGCTCTTCCGGTCGTCATCGATGCCGACGCCCTGAATGCCTTTGCTGAAAAACCGGAGCTGCTGCGCGCGCAAGCCGGACGTGTGATGGTGCTGACACCGCACCCAGGCGAGATGGCCCGCCTTCTCGGCATCACCGTCAAAGAGGTAGAGGCCGACCGGATCGGGCTCGCCCGTTACTATGCCACCGACCGCAACCTGACCCTGGTGCTGAAGGGCTGGCGGACCCTGGTGGCGCATCCCGATGGAGAGATCTCCGTCAACACCACCGGGCATCCCGCGATGTCGAAGGGCGGCAGTGGAGACATTCTGACCGGCATGGTGGCAGCCATGCTGGCGCAGCATCCCGATCACGTTAAAGACGCGGTCAACACCGCTGTCTATCTACACGGTCTCGCCGGCATGATGGCCGCGCGCAACCAGGACGAACATACGGTGCTGGCCACCGACACATTGGCCCATCTGAGCGACGCCTTCCGCTACCGCATTGCGGACGAAGACGGCCTCACCTGGGTTGGAGGACTTCGCTAGTTTCATGCTCGTAAAAAGATTCAAGACCCGCTCCGTGGAGGGCACGCTTGCGCTTGGCCCGAATATGGCCGAAAAGCTGATGCCGACACCGAAGCTGATTCTGCTGCGCGGCGAGTTAGGCGCCGGGAAAACCACCCTGGTGAAAGGCATCGCCCAGGCGCTAACCGGCGTCGATCCGGAGGAGGTCACCAGCCCGACCTTCACACTCGTGCATGAGTACGCAGGACCGAAGGTGCATCTGTATCATCTCGACCTTTACCGTTTGGAAAAGGAAGAAGAGCTTGCGGCGCTCGGTATCGACGAGATGGCCTCGCAGCCTGATGCTCTTGTCCTGGTGGAGTGGGGTGATAAGTTTCAGAGCGTGATTCAGCGCGCCAGTGGACAGATCATGATGCGGGCGAATGAGCTGGATGAGCGGGAGATCTTTTTGGAGATTCTGTAGGACTGCTCTTGAAAGATCGATACCACTTGAAGGTGTCATCCTGAGCGAAGCGAAGGACCCGTTGTGTTGGCACCTTTATACTTCCGGGCAGCCCATGAAGCAGGTCCTTCGCTGCGCTCAGGATGACAAAATTTGTTTGAGTGCCAGCTCCGAATGTTTGCCTTAGTTCGATTCCAGCGTGATGCACTCCCATCCGCATCCGCCAGGGTTCCTGCGGCGGTCGAAGTGGAAGTGGAGTTCCTGCTCGCTGCTGATGGGTCTGCCGTTCTTCACTGCCGGATGAAAGACCCACTGCTGTACGGTAGCCAGCACCATCTGGTCGATCTGCGTTCCCATTCCTCTACGCGCGTGCACCCGGGCAATGTGACCGGTATCGTCGATCTGCAGATCGACGAAGATATCGCCGGTAGCGCCGACCGCTGATAAGTCCGGACGTTCCTGGGGGAACGCCTGCACGTAGGCGATGCTCACATTTCCATCGCCCAATGCTTCATTGCCGCGCTCCCCTGGAGGATCGACCGGAGGCGTCACCACCACTGGAGCCTCTACCACGTTCTTCCGAGGGGTGTGATGCTTCAAGGCCCGCTTCACCTCATGCGTCTGCGAGAGCTTTCCGGGGTTGTAGGTCATCATCACCCTGGCGCCTTGGCGGGTACCGGCCGGTTTGAGCTTCCGCGCTCCAATCCACCATGCGTTCGCAACAACAAAGAGCGTGAGCAGATGCAGTCCTGTCGACACAGCAACCCTGCCCTGCTGCGTCTGCAGCAGGAGCGCCGAACGCTGTCTCCACAACAGGAGCTGCTCTCCCATGAGGGCCCTCTCTCCCATGGGGCTCATCGTATCGCAGCGATCCGGCAGGAAGCGACAGCTTTCCTGCGATGCAAACTACAAGATAGACTTCTGCGGTGAAATTCCTGCCACTATCAGCCGTCGTCGCGACCGCACTCCTCTGCCCGGCCCTCCCGTCCCAGACCGCAAAGGTCGGTCCCGCCGGCAAGCCCGCCGCAACGAAGACGCTGCCGCCTTTTTCCGGTACGTGGATGCTGAATCCACAGCGCAGCAAGTTGACTCGGCACATCGAGGGCGAGAGCAAAGCCGTCATCCAGTACGACGGCAAGACCTGGCACTACATCCATTCGCACCAGGAGACTCCCAATGACGAGCCAGATGCGTGGCAGGTGACGCTGGAAGTCAACTCACCCAGACTGCATGTCGAACCGGGCGACGAAGTCACCTTCCGCTCGCGGATCCGCCAGCAGGGCAACGCTATGTTGTTGGAAGAATGGGGCACTACCGGGCACGGCCAGAAGATTCACAACACCGTGCGCTACACCCTGGAAGACAGCAACAATACGCTGGTGCAGACCGAGGTCTCGGTCGGTCCGCTCGGCCCCGTACGTAATGTCTACGTTCTGGAGCGCGTGCGGACCACCGCAGAGTGAGAAGGGATTAGAGCATTTTTCCTGTTGCTGGGTATCCCTGGAGGAGCGTGCAGCGGCGTTTTCATTGGGGAAAACGCCCATAGATGTGCCCGCAATACACCTACAGGAAAAATGCTCTACTGCGATACGCCCACGGCAACCTGCTTGGGCTCATCCGAGCCTGCAGCAGTTGTGGCCGGAGCCGTTTTCTGCAGGAAGTAGCTCTTGTCGGCCATCGAACGATAGAAGATTCCAGTCAGCTCAGCCGCCTTCGGACCGAAGGTCGGACGTCCGCCTTCCAGGAAGAAGACCGTCACCATCCGGCCGACTGGAGTGTCCGCATAAGAGGCGAACCAACCATAGCGCGTTCCGTTGTTGGAGCAGGTGCCAGTCTTGCCGAGCACCGGGAACTCCTTGAAATTGGCGCGCAGCGAGCGGGCGGTACCGTAGCGGGCATCGACCGCGCCGGCCATACCGGGCAGCATCTCCGGGATCAGCGGAGCGATGTCGAGCGTCCGCTTCACCTTTGGCTGGAAGTTCGCGACAGCGTCCGCCGTGGTGGGGTGCTGCAGATAGTAGAGCGTGCCGCCGTTGGCGATAGCAGAGACCAGAGCGCCGAGCTGCAGCGGAGTCATCGAGATGCTCTCACCAAAAGAGCACATACGGCCCACGCCACCCAGCTTCTCCGGCAGTTCCTCATCGGGGTAGACACCGAGCTGCTCGCCATCAATGTTGTAGCCGGCCAGTTCGCCCAGGCCAAACATGTTGGCGTAGTGCTTGACCCGCTCAAAGCCCATGCGGCGGCCCAGAACCTCAAAGTACGGATTCACCGACTTGGCAAGGGCGTAGTCCAGATCCACGTTGTAGTGGCCACCGAGGTTGACCGGCGTGTCGTGCTTGATCAGGCCTTCGGAGAGAGCCGCCAGGGCCACACTCAGCTTGATGGTGGAGCAGGGTTCAGCTCCGCGCGAGAGCGCCAGCTTCTGGTTGACCATGGCCAGGACACGGCCGTTGGTGGGATCGATCGCCACCGCGGTGCCATTCATATTGCCCAGAGCCTGGATCAGAGACTCGCGGACTACCGGATCCTCTCCGGTCGCGACATCGCCCAGCGTTAGATTGTCCGCGAAGGAGCTGGCTGTAAAACGCTCAGAGAACCGGCCGGCGCGGGTTCGCTTAACGGCCAGTCTCGGCGCAGCGCCGCGTTTTCCCTTAGTAGCAACAGCCTTCGACCTGGCGGCTGGGGCTGCCTTAGCGGCTGCCGCCGATTTTCCGGCGCGGCGGCTGTGCTGCAGGCCGGCAAGATGCGCCTTTCCGCGAGTACTCTCCTGTACCTTGGAGCCTCCCCGGGTGCGCCTTGCACTTGTCGGCGTGGGGTCGGCCGCCAATGCGGCGGCTGTGGAAACAGCGAGAATACCTACAACCAGTCCTGGAAAAAACTTCTTAAAGCCCTGAATCATGCGTCGCACATCCCTGCGCCAACCCGTGCTAAGCGCCGATTTTTATTCTTTTTATCCTACCTTGATCTGACCAAAATCGATCAGATCCGGCGCCATACAACTTTAGACGCGTTTGCCCAATACGGAACGCGTTTTTTTTACATGCCTCCACGCCGTAGAAACGCTGGAATATCCAGCTCATCCTGCTCTTGACGTACGGTAGCCGACGGAGTGGAGGCAAAAGTTGCCACCGGCTCCGGAACCACAGGAGCAGCCGCGACCGGCGCGGGCTGTTCGACCGGCGCCGCCACCTCCGGCGTTGTCTCCACCCACTGCTGCGGCGGCGGAGCAGCCGACTCACGACGCTCGCGACCCGTTAGAAAGAA
This genomic window from Terriglobus albidus contains:
- a CDS encoding NAD(P)H-hydrate dehydratase, whose product is MKILTAEQMGETDRRTAAEFGVSMQELMDNAGTSVARFALRRYPEARRIVVLCGKGNNGGDGFVAAHRLHAAGRKVQVIVLAAGKDDLRGDAANAFSALDAPVIFATESIVLPEADLYIDAILGTGFKPPMRGLACNLRAQLTQLAKPVLAVDLPSGWDADSHGATAGDAFPADAVVTFTAPKPAHIFGQMNRDGAFGAVAVAPIGSPAESLPKADLTWTGSSKALTETPRPLNSNKGRFGHVLVLGGSRGKSGAAAMASLAALRSGAGLVTAAVPDSVLDSVARIAPELMCLPLQEIDGHVALANFETRTQWLEKISVLAIGPGLGTQPETTEFVRRAVLKTALPVVIDADALNAFAEKPELLRAQAGRVMVLTPHPGEMARLLGITVKEVEADRIGLARYYATDRNLTLVLKGWRTLVAHPDGEISVNTTGHPAMSKGGSGDILTGMVAAMLAQHPDHVKDAVNTAVYLHGLAGMMAARNQDEHTVLATDTLAHLSDAFRYRIADEDGLTWVGGLR
- the tsaE gene encoding tRNA (adenosine(37)-N6)-threonylcarbamoyltransferase complex ATPase subunit type 1 TsaE, giving the protein MLVKRFKTRSVEGTLALGPNMAEKLMPTPKLILLRGELGAGKTTLVKGIAQALTGVDPEEVTSPTFTLVHEYAGPKVHLYHLDLYRLEKEEELAALGIDEMASQPDALVLVEWGDKFQSVIQRASGQIMMRANELDEREIFLEIL
- a CDS encoding penicillin-binding transpeptidase domain-containing protein, whose amino-acid sequence is MIQGFKKFFPGLVVGILAVSTAAALAADPTPTSARRTRGGSKVQESTRGKAHLAGLQHSRRAGKSAAAAKAAPAARSKAVATKGKRGAAPRLAVKRTRAGRFSERFTASSFADNLTLGDVATGEDPVVRESLIQALGNMNGTAVAIDPTNGRVLAMVNQKLALSRGAEPCSTIKLSVALAALSEGLIKHDTPVNLGGHYNVDLDYALAKSVNPYFEVLGRRMGFERVKHYANMFGLGELAGYNIDGEQLGVYPDEELPEKLGGVGRMCSFGESISMTPLQLGALVSAIANGGTLYYLQHPTTADAVANFQPKVKRTLDIAPLIPEMLPGMAGAVDARYGTARSLRANFKEFPVLGKTGTCSNNGTRYGWFASYADTPVGRMVTVFFLEGGRPTFGPKAAELTGIFYRSMADKSYFLQKTAPATTAAGSDEPKQVAVGVSQ
- a CDS encoding energy transducer TonB, producing MGEQLLLWRQRSALLLQTQQGRVAVSTGLHLLTLFVVANAWWIGARKLKPAGTRQGARVMMTYNPGKLSQTHEVKRALKHHTPRKNVVEAPVVVTPPVDPPGERGNEALGDGNVSIAYVQAFPQERPDLSAVGATGDIFVDLQIDDTGHIARVHARRGMGTQIDQMVLATVQQWVFHPAVKNGRPISSEQELHFHFDRRRNPGGCGWECITLESN